The Christiangramia flava JLT2011 genome has a segment encoding these proteins:
- a CDS encoding glycoside hydrolase family 18 protein: MNKTVYTVAFLMLSLLTLYSCKDQERKGASESKSKTSDTVDAGFKTIAYWTGRPQPIKDSNLEKLDQIIYSFLHLEGAELKGREKDSLQLMYLSSLKEKYPKLEILVSLGGWGGCKTCSEVFASENGRAAFSASVKKILETYKVDGIDLDWEYPGIAGFPDHQFLPEDTHNFTLLVEELRKTLGDSAVISFAAGGFDEYLEKSIEWKEVMAVVDHVNLMSYDLVNGNTPHTGHLTSLYATEEQQVSTDHAVKFLDSVGVAPEQIIIGAAFYARIWENVPDTDHGLYQQGDFKMGVSYKKIDSFVNSKKGFKTYWDTVAQATYNYSPDEQLFMTYDDPKSLRQKVQYVKDNNLGGIMFWELSGDTENDTLLNTIELVKKND; this comes from the coding sequence ATGAACAAAACAGTATATACAGTAGCATTTTTAATGTTGTCTCTTTTGACGCTCTACTCCTGCAAGGATCAGGAAAGAAAAGGAGCTTCTGAAAGCAAATCGAAAACTTCGGATACGGTAGATGCAGGTTTTAAAACCATTGCCTACTGGACAGGTCGGCCACAGCCTATAAAAGATTCGAACCTGGAAAAACTGGATCAGATCATTTATAGCTTTCTACATCTGGAAGGTGCAGAACTGAAAGGCCGGGAAAAGGATAGCTTGCAGCTGATGTATCTGTCCAGCCTGAAAGAAAAATATCCAAAATTGGAAATTCTGGTGTCTCTTGGTGGTTGGGGAGGTTGTAAAACCTGTTCCGAAGTATTTGCTTCTGAAAACGGTCGAGCAGCATTTTCCGCTTCCGTAAAGAAAATTTTAGAAACGTATAAGGTAGACGGGATAGATCTGGATTGGGAATACCCAGGCATTGCCGGTTTTCCAGATCACCAGTTTTTACCAGAAGACACGCATAACTTCACATTATTAGTAGAGGAACTTCGGAAGACTTTAGGCGATTCGGCCGTAATTTCCTTCGCAGCTGGCGGTTTTGATGAATACCTTGAAAAATCTATAGAATGGAAAGAGGTGATGGCTGTTGTGGACCATGTGAATTTGATGAGCTATGATCTTGTGAACGGAAACACTCCGCATACCGGTCACCTTACCTCACTGTACGCCACGGAAGAACAACAGGTAAGTACCGATCATGCCGTAAAATTTCTGGATTCTGTAGGCGTGGCGCCGGAACAGATTATTATTGGGGCCGCATTTTACGCGCGTATCTGGGAAAACGTTCCTGATACCGATCACGGTCTGTATCAGCAAGGTGATTTTAAAATGGGCGTTTCTTATAAAAAGATTGATTCATTCGTAAACTCGAAAAAAGGATTTAAAACTTATTGGGATACCGTAGCACAGGCTACTTATAATTATTCTCCAGATGAGCAACTGTTTATGACCTACGATGATCCAAAATCCCTTCGGCAAAAAGTACAGTATGTGAAAGACAACAATCTGGGCGGAATTATGTTTTGGGAACTTTCAGGAGATACTGAGAATGATACGTTGTTGAATACTATAGAATTAGTTAAAAAGAATGATTGA
- a CDS encoding glycoside hydrolase family 10 protein — MLLVFIAVTACKTTQNSVPQPSVPEVSQTPTEETTVEEPQTETSQSTAEPSKFAPPLDIYEFRAAWVATVANINWPSKPGLSSRVQQEEALKLLDFLKQHHFNAVIFQVRPQADALYQSELEPWSYFLTGAQGKAPNPYYDPLEFWVEAAHERGLELHVWLNPYRAHHTTGKEITEASIIKRKPEIAVELANGMWWLDPAQQETQDHSAAVVMDLVKRYNIDGVHFDDYFYPYDSYNNGKDFPDDKSWNAYVSNGGKLSRADWRRDNVNTFIHRVYTEIKEEKPFVKFGLSPFGIWKPGYPQSVSGYNQYEKLYADAKLWLNEGWIDYFTPQLYWKINQFGQSFPELLGWWKSENTQDRHLWPGISVGLGGDEKNVDETINQIMITRGMLPNSKGTVHWSIGPLVQYDSLSTALLKGPYSKPALVPASPWLDSESPASVAISTKINGERIGISWELPQGSEPVFHWVLYFKYEEGNWDYKILTSEKRNFEMQYIVGDKKRKLKEIGVTAVDRTGNQSDFHSIVID, encoded by the coding sequence ATGCTACTTGTTTTTATAGCAGTTACTGCCTGTAAAACCACTCAGAACAGCGTTCCCCAACCCAGTGTTCCGGAAGTTTCTCAAACACCTACGGAAGAAACTACGGTGGAAGAACCGCAAACCGAAACATCGCAAAGCACAGCCGAACCTTCAAAATTTGCACCGCCGCTCGATATTTATGAATTCCGGGCAGCCTGGGTTGCCACGGTGGCGAATATAAACTGGCCGAGCAAACCGGGATTGTCTTCCAGGGTTCAGCAGGAAGAAGCACTGAAATTATTAGACTTCTTGAAACAGCATCATTTCAATGCGGTGATTTTCCAGGTTCGCCCGCAGGCCGATGCTCTTTATCAAAGTGAGTTGGAACCATGGTCTTATTTTCTTACCGGTGCGCAGGGAAAGGCGCCTAACCCGTATTATGATCCGTTGGAATTCTGGGTAGAAGCCGCACATGAGCGAGGCCTGGAACTGCACGTTTGGCTCAATCCTTATCGCGCTCACCATACAACCGGAAAAGAGATCACCGAAGCATCGATCATCAAAAGAAAGCCCGAAATCGCCGTAGAACTGGCGAATGGGATGTGGTGGCTAGATCCCGCTCAACAAGAAACACAGGATCATTCCGCTGCGGTGGTGATGGATCTTGTAAAACGCTACAATATCGATGGTGTACATTTCGACGATTATTTCTATCCTTACGATTCATATAACAACGGCAAGGATTTCCCTGATGACAAAAGCTGGAATGCCTATGTGAGCAACGGCGGAAAACTTTCCCGGGCAGACTGGCGCCGCGACAATGTGAACACTTTTATTCACCGCGTCTATACGGAAATCAAAGAAGAAAAACCATTTGTGAAGTTTGGTCTGAGTCCGTTTGGGATCTGGAAGCCCGGTTATCCGCAATCAGTTTCCGGCTATAATCAGTACGAAAAACTGTATGCTGATGCCAAATTATGGCTGAACGAAGGCTGGATCGACTATTTTACGCCGCAACTTTACTGGAAGATCAACCAGTTTGGCCAAAGTTTCCCGGAACTGCTGGGTTGGTGGAAAAGTGAAAACACACAGGACCGTCACCTTTGGCCGGGAATCAGTGTGGGACTTGGTGGTGATGAAAAGAATGTGGATGAAACCATCAACCAGATTATGATCACACGCGGAATGTTACCCAACAGTAAAGGAACAGTGCACTGGAGCATTGGCCCATTGGTGCAGTACGATTCCCTATCTACTGCTTTGCTGAAAGGGCCTTACAGTAAACCGGCACTGGTACCTGCAAGTCCGTGGCTGGACAGCGAATCTCCGGCTTCCGTAGCGATCAGTACAAAAATCAATGGCGAACGAATCGGCATCAGTTGGGAACTGCCGCAAGGTAGCGAACCCGTTTTTCACTGGGTGCTCTATTTTAAATATGAAGAAGGGAATTGGGACTATAAGATCCTGACTTCAGAAAAGCGCAATTTCGAGATGCAGTATATCGTAGGCGATAAGAAGCGAAAACTAAAGGAAATTGGCGTGACTGCCGTAGACCGAACCGGGAATCAGAGTGATTTTCACAGCATCGTGATCGACTAG